TTTATCATGATACATACCATAATTTTGTTTCAAAAATTGTAAAACTAAAACTTAAGCCAAATCAAAATCTAAAAAAATTAACTGAAATTAAAAGTTTCAAACTTAAAGATGAGTATTCTAACTTTTTGCCATCTTTTTTAATAAATTCCTCTGAAAATTCAGGCGATACATTATCTAAATATATCGATTTTGGTAATTTAAATCACTCAATGTATCACATCAAAAAGGTTCCCTCACTTTCAAATGATCAAAATGGTGATTTTTACCTAATTTTAACTCCAAAAGAAAATGATTTAACTTCAGGCCCAACAAGCCCTGGTCAAATTATTAAAGTTGAAGGGTTTAACTCATATAATAAGATATTTGCCTCAAGCGAATTTACAAGTCAAATAAATTTTAACTTTATTGATTCTTGATATAAATTACCTACTACAACAAATATTTCAGAAAAATTAAAAAATATTTCACAAAGTTTAAATTCCTCAAGTGATGCACTTTTATGGCCACTTTTTGGTCAAGCAATCAAAAAAACACTATCAGAACCGACGCTTTTTAAAAGTACTGGGGAATTAAGTAATTTTGAAAAATTAAATTATAGTTTTGCTTCATTAGCTGATTTTAAAATTGATGAGTCAGGAGTTTCATTTCACTTTGGTAATTCAGTTCAAGACTATTACAAAATTAACGTAAAATTTACCAACACTAATGAAAGTAAAAATATTATTGAAGATTTTGGTGCAAAAGTTCTTGAAAAAAATATAATTAATGACTCATTACGTTCAAGATCAATGGTAATTCAGTTACGTTCAAATGCTTTTGACCCAAGAACTAATTCAAATACAACCCGAATTACCTCAGGAACAGCTTGGGTTTTTGATCGAAAATTAAAACCTGACCCTCAAAATCCAGGAAAATTTTTACCTACTAACACTTATTATCTTGCCACAAATTTGCATGTTGTTTCAGATTTAATTAACAAACCGGATCAAATTTATTCATTTTCTTATTTACTCGATGGAAATTTGCAAAAATTAAATGAGATTAGTTTTGATGATACTAATTTATTCCGTCGTTTTGATCGAATTTCAAAAACTGAAGCAAACAGAGATTTTTTACCTCCTGAAGGATTTCAGTATATAAACTCTGAATCAAAAAAATTCTGAAACAATTTAAAAATTAATCCAATTGGTCTAGATACGCCCGTAAAGGGAGAATTTCGCGATATTGCAATAATTGAAGTAACTTTTCCTGATGATGAACAGATAAAAAATCCATTTAATATTGGTATTCCCTTTTTAGATTTTTTAGGTGATGGTGAAGATTCATACATAAAAAATATTCCCGATGCTGTTCGACATTACAACGAAGCGCCACTTGATGTTTTAGTAACAAATAAATTTGTTCCTACTTTTACAAAAGCAATCCAACTTAAAACCTCAAAAATTGAATCAGCACTGCCACTGCATGCTTATTTAGGTGGTTTTTTAGGTGGATTTACCTGAATTACTGACAATAAAAATTCATTTGTTACAGTCGATGAGCTAAAAAAAGAAAATCAGTTTAAACAAGATAATTCACCTAAATCTTTCCAAGGGGCGACTTCAATTTCTCTTCCTGGACTTCGTGGTGGTCGTGGAATGTCTGGTTCGCTCGTTGTAAATGAATATAACCAAGTTATCGGTATTTTTTGGGGAGGATATTTCCCGCAGACCACTCCAGGGAGAAGTCAACTTGTTAAAGGAATTGGCCAATTTGACCCAATTGGTGTAAAAATTGACAATAATCCAACAGTTTTAGCCAAATGACTGGCTCAAACAAAAGACATTCAAACTGATTTGGACAAAACTTCAGAAAAAGTTTTTTCCCTTGAGGATCCAGCCCAAATTGAAAGACTAGCTCACTCAGCGCGTTGGCTTAAATTTTCTAGCAATCAAAATCCTCAAGCAACCGCCGATGTTTAACTTTTATTTTTAAAATTTAGAAAAAAATTTAAAATTTTAAAAATAAAAACGTAGGTGGACTAACAATGGAAAAAAAATTTTTAGACTCTTTAGAAAAAATTCACAAAAAATATCAAGACTTAAGTCAGCTTTTACTAACTGATGAGGTAATAAATAATCAAAAAAAATATTTAGAAATCGCAAAAGAAATTTCTTCAATTGAAGAAATTTCTTTGACATTTGATTTACTTTTAAAAAACCAGCAAACACTTGAAGATGCAAAAATACTTCTTAGTCAAGAAAAAGACCCAGAATTACAACAATTAGCAAAATCAGAAATTGCAACTGTCAATAAAAATATTGAAGCACTTGAGGAAAAACTCCTAATTTTAATGCTTCCAAAAGACGAAAATGACGATAAAGACGTAATTGTTGAAATCCGCGGAGCTGCCGGGGGAGACGAGGCTAATATTTTTGTTGGCGATCTTTTTCGAATGTACCAAAAATGAGCTGATTCCCAAAGGGCAAAAGTTAAAATTCTTAGCTCATCACTTGCACTTGCCGGCGGTTTTTCACAGATTTTTTTCCAAATTTCTGGTCAAAATATATACTCAAAACTTAAATTTGAATCAGGCGTCCACCGTGTTCAACGAGTTCCTGAAACTGAAACAATGGGCAGAATTCACACCTCAACTGCTACAGTTACCGTGATGCCAAAAATTGATAGTAAAATTGAAGTCGAAATTAACCCTTCAGATCTTAAAATTGATACTTATCGATCCTCAGGGGCTGGCGGTCAGTCTGTAAATACCACCGATTCGGCGGTTAGAATTACCCATATTCCCACCGGAATTGTTGTAACCTCTCAAGATGAAAGATCCCAAATTGGTAACAAAGAAATAGCAATGGGAATTCTGAGGTCAAAAATTTATAACTTGGAAGTGCAAAAAAGACTTGAAACACAAGCTAATTTTCGTAAACTTGCCGGATCAGGGGCTCGTTCTGAAAAAATTAGAACTTATAACTACCCTCAAGATAGACTCACCGACCACCGAATAGGATTTTCTTGTTCATTAAAACCGGTCATCCAAGGAAGTCTAAATCCAATAATTGAAGCCTTATTATCTCAAGAAAGAGCTGAGTTAATCTTGCAAAGCTATGGAGATAAATAGTAGAAAATTGGAACTTTTAAAGGAAAAACAACGCTATAATTTGCCCTTAGAAGTCTCCAAACTTGAACTTTTAAAGTTAGAAATGAACTATCCAGTCCAAAAAATCATCGGATTTATCGAAATGGAAGATGTTCGAATTTTTTTGGATCAAAAAGTTTTTATTCCCCGTTATGAAACACAAGAATTACTGCAAAAAGTAAAAAAAGTCATAAAAAAAGACAGTTTTGTTCTTGATTTGTGTTGTGGTTCAGGATTTATTGGCCTTGCTCTTGCCAAATTTAGCGGCGCAAAAATTACTTTGGTTGACATTAGTGATGAGGCAATTTTGCAAACAAAATTAAACGCAAAATACAACAATTTAGATGTAAGTGCTGTAAAATCTGATCTTTTTAGCAATATTATTGGCCAAAAATTTGATATTATTGTCTCAAATCCTCCCTATCTTAAAAGGCAAAAACTTGATGAGTCAGTTATTAATTTTGAACCTCAGAGTGCATTATTTTCTGAACCCGAGCCTTTTTCATTTTATCAAAAAATAATGGAAAAAATCGATAATTTTCTTAATGATAAAGGTTGAATTTTTTTTGAAATTGACAAAGATAGTGTCGATTTTTTCAAAAAAAATTTCCCTGAATTCAAAATTGAAAATGATATAAATCAAAAACCAAGATTTGCTTATTGGCAAAAAAACTCAAATTATCCTATAAATTTATAGGATAATTTGAGTTTTGCAATCTAAAAATTGAAAGGAAAAAATGAAAATTAGAACACGCTATGCCCCTTCGCCAACTGGATTTTTGCACATTGGTGGAGCTCGGACTGCGCTTATTAATTACCTTTTTGCAAAACATCACGGTGGTGATTTTATTTTACGAATCGAAGACACAGACACCCAAAGAAATATCAAAGACGGTGAGCGCTCCCAAGTTGAAAATTTAGAATGGCTTGGAATTTTTCCAGACGAAAAACCAGGCACAATTTCAGAATATGGTCCATACCGTCAGTCAGAAAAAATTGACCGCTATCAAAAATTAGCCCAAGAACTAGTTCAAAAAGGCTTTGCATATTATGCTTTTGACAATGCTAGCGAACTTGAAGAGCAAAAAAAAGAGCAAGAAAAACAAGGTATTTTTAGTTTTCGCTATGACAAAAACTGACTTAAAATTTCTGAACAAGAAAAGCAAAAACGTCTAGAAAATAACGAGTTTGTTATCAGATTT
The sequence above is a segment of the Mesomycoplasma ovipneumoniae genome. Coding sequences within it:
- a CDS encoding peptide chain release factor N(5)-glutamine methyltransferase: MEINSRKLELLKEKQRYNLPLEVSKLELLKLEMNYPVQKIIGFIEMEDVRIFLDQKVFIPRYETQELLQKVKKVIKKDSFVLDLCCGSGFIGLALAKFSGAKITLVDISDEAILQTKLNAKYNNLDVSAVKSDLFSNIIGQKFDIIVSNPPYLKRQKLDESVINFEPQSALFSEPEPFSFYQKIMEKIDNFLNDKGWIFFEIDKDSVDFFKKNFPEFKIENDINQKPRFAYWQKNSNYPINL
- a CDS encoding DUF31 family putative serine protease, producing the protein MAKKQNKSLKKILIKILPLVGISTTFFIASCTPLGAVNGILKRTLEIGQSNPWDQELNLKNPLDSIISGKVALGNNLKASDFLKQYSTLDLDDNLNGITHRMFNRGSSFLDSAILWTFIPGVDNFDLNAKFELKITPVTNSANDFYGSIKVKVDSYNKDSKTLVQSKEFVVNGFQTDQTGIYAYKERIQTAFEKIETLELKNQNTFDIDSLKSDSDIWEHINLPSNFEKTDITTLRNSDQFDVPSEQQAVPSIQNIAKNPYRLKVKNFYYLKATILKDSYDSQTGTVDVVLSIYHDTYHNFVSKIVKLKLKPNQNLKKLTEIKSFKLKDEYSNFLPSFLINSSENSGDTLSKYIDFGNLNHSMYHIKKVPSLSNDQNGDFYLILTPKENDLTSGPTSPGQIIKVEGFNSYNKIFASSEFTSQINFNFIDSWYKLPTTTNISEKLKNISQSLNSSSDALLWPLFGQAIKKTLSEPTLFKSTGELSNFEKLNYSFASLADFKIDESGVSFHFGNSVQDYYKINVKFTNTNESKNIIEDFGAKVLEKNIINDSLRSRSMVIQLRSNAFDPRTNSNTTRITSGTAWVFDRKLKPDPQNPGKFLPTNTYYLATNLHVVSDLINKPDQIYSFSYLLDGNLQKLNEISFDDTNLFRRFDRISKTEANRDFLPPEGFQYINSESKKFWNNLKINPIGLDTPVKGEFRDIAIIEVTFPDDEQIKNPFNIGIPFLDFLGDGEDSYIKNIPDAVRHYNEAPLDVLVTNKFVPTFTKAIQLKTSKIESALPLHAYLGGFLGGFTWITDNKNSFVTVDELKKENQFKQDNSPKSFQGATSISLPGLRGGRGMSGSLVVNEYNQVIGIFWGGYFPQTTPGRSQLVKGIGQFDPIGVKIDNNPTVLAKWLAQTKDIQTDLDKTSEKVFSLEDPAQIERLAHSARWLKFSSNQNPQATADV
- the prfA gene encoding peptide chain release factor 1, translated to MEKKFLDSLEKIHKKYQDLSQLLLTDEVINNQKKYLEIAKEISSIEEISLTFDLLLKNQQTLEDAKILLSQEKDPELQQLAKSEIATVNKNIEALEEKLLILMLPKDENDDKDVIVEIRGAAGGDEANIFVGDLFRMYQKWADSQRAKVKILSSSLALAGGFSQIFFQISGQNIYSKLKFESGVHRVQRVPETETMGRIHTSTATVTVMPKIDSKIEVEINPSDLKIDTYRSSGAGGQSVNTTDSAVRITHIPTGIVVTSQDERSQIGNKEIAMGILRSKIYNLEVQKRLETQANFRKLAGSGARSEKIRTYNYPQDRLTDHRIGFSCSLKPVIQGSLNPIIEALLSQERAELILQSYGDK